The genomic stretch CCCCGGCAACTGGTGACTAACTGTGCCCAGCGGCTGGAGCAGGGGCCCTGCAAAGACCTCTTCCAGGAGCTCACCCGGTAAGCCTCTCCCTGCCCATAGGCTGAGAATTGTGTCCTGACGGGGGAGCTTCTCTGGACCCAGAAGGCTATGAACAGTTCAGCAGGTGGTGAGGGAGCTCAGCCTCTCACCCCAGCCTTGGGccggctctgtgaccttgggcaggttgccTCCCCTCTCTGTAGCATCTTGGGCTTCAGCCAGGATGCATGTCTCCCACCTAGGTGGGTTAGCAAGAGGGTTGGCTGAGGATGCTGCCTTTCAGGCTGAGCATACACATAACAGGAGGCCTGGCCCATCAAGCCAAGAACTTGGGGTGTCAGGGGCTGACCAGTGGGCTGGGTCTTCTCGATAGGCTGACCCACGAGTACCTGAGTGTGGCCCCTTTTGCCGACTACCTCGACAGCATCTACTTCAACCGtttcctgcagtggaagtggctGGAAaggtgagctccttgaaggctgggccaggctgggccgTGTTGTGGGGGCTCTTACGGGCGTCAGGCCCCTGATCAGCTAGTGTTTGATCCCCAACCCCTTGTCCACAGGCAGCCAGTGACCAAAAACACCTTCAGGCAGTACCGAGTCCTGGGCAAAGGTGGCTTTGGTGAGGTGAGTGGCCAGGCCAGAGCCCAGCAGAGTGCAGAGGTGGGGTAGGGTGGACCCTGACAAGCCCCTTCCCCCTTTGAGCCCCTGTACCCCCAGGAAGGGCACAGCTGGTCCCCATTTGCCCCATCTACCCTGGCTACAGGTATGCGCCTGCCAGGTGCGGGCAACAGGCAAGATGTACGCCTGCAAGAAGCTGGAGAAGAAGCGGATcaagaagaggaaaggggaggcCATGGCCCTCAATGAGAAGCAGATCCTGGAGAAAGTGAACAGTAGGTTTGTAGTAAGTACAGACAGGAgacccttccctttcccctgacCTTGCCTGCTCTCCCCACTCGCTGGACTAAGATCTCTTCCCTCCCAGGGGCCCCCTCTAGGCACGActgcctcccctgccctcagagatGCCCGGGAAGGGTGGGTTTGGGGAATTGCCACCTGGCCTAGGGAGCAGGCTGGGCCCCAGGGAGTGGTACTAAGAAGGATTTTTCGGGTGGCTGGCACCAGCCCTGCCACCAGGTGGCCCACGGCCCCTGCTTCAGGGCTCGGGCCCTCTTGGTCACAGGTGAGCTTGGCCTATGCCTATGAGACCAAGGACGCGCTGTGCCTGGTGCTGACGCTGATGAACGGAGGCGACCTCAAGTTTCACATCTACCACATGGGCCAGGCTGGCTTCCCCGAGGCTCGGGCCGTCTTCTACGCAGCGGAGATCTGCTGCGGCCTGGAGGACCTGCACCGGGAACGCATCGTGTACAGGTGCAGGGGTGTGGCCCTCCTGGCCAGGGGCCGCAACTGGGCTTGGGTGGAGGCTGCAGAGAGATGTTGGTGTGCTGGGGCTGGCACTGCAGGCACAAGTCTGTCTGGGCTCTGGCTAGGGGCTCCACACTCACCCACACTAGGCAGACTTGAGAGGCTCAGAACCCAGGCTCTGGGGTCTGGTTGACCATGTGTGAATCCCGGCATTGTCACCCCTCTctcactctgtgaccttggccactCAGCTCCCTGTTCACAACACCATTTTCTTTCCTGGGAAGCAAAGACTATAATTGCTGCCTCTCAGGTTGTTGTAGGGAATGAATGAGATAATGCTGTAAAGTACATAGAACTCGGTAGTGGAGAGCTCCTCTTTCTACTATTACTGGTGATGATTTCATTTGAGCCTCACAACAGCCCCATGAGGAGATGGATGAGTAGCCTCGTTTGACAGATGGAAAAGGTAGAGTCAGCCACCGGAGTGGAGGGAGAGCGGAAGCCCCTTGACACTAGGGGTGAACAAAGCTGCTGGTGATGCCTGGAAAGCTTCCCTCTGAGTGGGAACTGCCTTCCACTTGCCTAGCGAGTCCCAGGAGTCCTGGCTGCATAGATCCTTCATCTGCTCCCTCAGGTTGGGGCTGCTGCCAGGGAAGGCAGGGCTGTCTGTCCTCTGGCAGCAAAAGGCTCCCACACCTTGCTGCACATCCCATCCCAGGGGGTGAGCGAGCTAGGAGGGGGTGGCCCTGTCTGGCTGCTGGGCAAACTGAGCAGCATCTGATcctgcccttctctccccacaGGGACCTAAAGCCAGAGAACATCCTACTAGATGACCACGGTGGGTGAGGGGCCACAAAGGGTGGGAGAGGCATGGGGGAGGTCTGGCCCACCTGCCTAACGGGCCTCCCTGCTTCTCCACCCACATTCAGGTCACATCCGTATCTCCGACCTGGGGCTGGCTGTGCACGTACCTGAGAGCCAGACAATCAAAGGCCGTGTGGGCACTGTGGGCTACATGGGTGAGTCTCCCTTCCCCCTGGCCCGCCAGCCTCCTGGGTCCTCTCTCTGTCTTGGGCCCAGTCCCGCCACCCCTGTTGGGAAGTCTCCTATACCTCAGGGAATAGAAAGAGCTGATGTTcttcttttatagatgaggagaccaaGACTCAGCCAGGGCCCCACACACTGTGAATCCACAGCGTTCACTCACTACATATTCATTGAGCTCCTCCTACTGGCTGGGCGTACAGGTGGCTACCAGTGAAAGACAAGGGCTTCATACCTGTTTCCATGGCCCCGGCCCTCCACTCCCGAGACCTGCCCATGCTAGAAGTGGGAGTGCCCATCTGTGGCGGAGGCCAAGATGTGGCCCCAAATTCCCCTTGGGACCACGTGACACAGTAGACAGAGCTCCAGCTATGGGCTCCACCTCTTCCTTGTTATGTGTCCTCGGGCCAGACATTCTGCTTCTCCCAGCCTCACTTTCCCTGACTGTAAAGTGATCATCACCTACTCCCAGGGTTGCCTTGAAGATGAAAAGAGGCAGTAGAGGCAAAAATCCCTACCTGCCTGTCCTGGCAGGCAGTAGGTATCCAGCAAATGAGTTgctgtcttctttcctctctttgatATTAAATCTAGAGGTTGCAAACTGGCAGCCACATTAGGCCTAATTTGGTCTCCATCTGTGtttaaatcaaattgtttttcaaacaaTTTGAATTGATTGCCAACATCTGATAACCCAGACAGCTTCATGTTAAAAATACGGATTTCtgacttctcttgaaaaatcagaagacgTGGCCCCCTGCAGGGCCGTACCAGCTCCCTTTGATGGGATGTGTGCTCTCCTACTCACCTCAGTCCCCACCGGGCTGCTGATGGTGCCTGCCTGGGTGGCGCCAGTGGGTGTTTGAGCTGGTTACCCCACCTTGACCTTCATGGTGGGCGTTCCTGGGGCCCCGGGGCTCAATTCCGCCTCCTGCCCCGTCTTAACTCCTGTGCtgtccctcccagccccagaggTGGTGAAGAACGAACGGTACACATTCAGCCCGGACTGGTGGGCGCTAGGCTGCCTCCTGTACGAGATGATCGCAGGCCAGTCACCCTTCcagcagagaaaaaagaagatcAAGCGGGAGGAGGTGGAGCGGCTGGTAAAGGAGGTGCCCGAGGAGTACTCCGAGCACTTTTCCCCGCAGGCCCGCTCACTCTGTTCCCAGGTACAGCAGCCAGCAGGAGGCCCACccggccagggctggggctgggggcacctCTCCCGGGGCTACCCTGACCACCCTGCCTTGCCGTAGCTCCTCTGCAAGGACCCTGCGGAGCgcctggggtgtggggggggcggTGCCCGCGAGGTGAAGGAGCACCCCCTCTTCAAGAAGCTGAACTTCAAGCGGCTGGGAGCCGGCATGCTAGAACCACCCTTCAAGCCTGATGTGAGTGCTGCCCACTCCTGCCGAGGGCAGGGCCAAGCCCTGGCTGGGGCACaggggtgggcaggaagggaTGGGGGCTCTTGGAGGATTGGCTGGGACACCCTCATTGCAAGTGTTAGAAAACTCAAGTGGGTTAACCAACAAAACAGAATTCACCGggctcagaaaaatgaaaagctgtGGGAGAGGCCTTGCTTTTGGCCTACCCGATCCAGGGCTCCAACAATGTTGCAGGAATTccatcttcctctctctgacCACTACTGgtcagtgtgcaggcttctctttcaGGCAGCTGTCCCCAGGGTGTGGCAGGCCTACATCTTAACAGCTCAGCCACCCTAGAAGACAGAGAGTGCCTCTTGCCCAATAATTTCAAAAGAAGTccgaaaaggaaaatgaaggccTGAGGCTGATGCTCATTGCCCGATTGCCCAGAGGCCCCTCAGCAGCCACACCTCGATGACAtagtttttaacagctttattgagttcacataccatacagcTCACTCCTTTAAAGGATATAATTAAATGGCTTTTAGCATAGtcaggttgtgcaaccatcaccgcaatcaattttagaacattttcatcacccctccccccaaagtaccccatactcattagcagtcattccccattctcccctcctctggCCCTTGGCATCCACTAATcgactttttgtgtgtgtgtgtgtgtctgtattgtTTTTAGGCTGATGCTCATTGCCCGATTGCCCAGAGGCCCCTCAGCAGCCACACCTCGATGACAtagtttttaacagctttattgagttcacataccatacagcTCACTCCTTTAAAGGATATAATTAAATGGCTTTTAGCATAGtcaggttgtgcaaccatcaccgcaatcaattttagaacattttcatcacccctccccccaaagtaccccatactcattagcagtcattccccattctcccctcctctggCCCTTGGCATCCACTAATcgactttttgtgtgtgtgtgtgtctgtgttgtgtcttcgttgctgtgcgcgggctttctctacttgcggcgagcgggggctactctttgatgcggtgcacaggcttctcatttcggtgg from Physeter macrocephalus isolate SW-GA chromosome 2, ASM283717v5, whole genome shotgun sequence encodes the following:
- the GRK6 gene encoding G protein-coupled receptor kinase 6 isoform X3; its protein translation is MELENIVANTVLLKAREGGGGNRKGKSKKWRQMLQFPHISQCEELRLSLECDYHSLCERQPIGRLLFREFCATRPELTHCIAFLDGVAEYEVTPDEKRKECGRRLMQNFLSHAGPDLIPEVPRQLVTNCAQRLEQGPCKDLFQELTRLTHEYLSVAPFADYLDSIYFNRFLQWKWLERQPVTKNTFRQYRVLGKGGFGEVCACQVRATGKMYACKKLEKKRIKKRKGEAMALNEKQILEKVNSRFVVSLAYAYETKDALCLVLTLMNGGDLKFHIYHMGQAGFPEARAVFYAAEICCGLEDLHRERIVYRDLKPENILLDDHGHIRISDLGLAVHVPESQTIKGRVGTVGYMAPEVVKNERYTFSPDWWALGCLLYEMIAGQSPFQQRKKKIKREEVERLVKEVPEEYSEHFSPQARSLCSQLLCKDPAERLGCGGGGAREVKEHPLFKKLNFKRLGAGMLEPPFKPDPQAIYCKDVLDIEQFSTVKGVELEATDQDFYQKFATGSVSIPWQNEMVETECFQELNVFGLDGSVPPDLDWKGQPPAPPKKGLLQRLFSRQRTAVGTAATVRKSFPPTSSSPPASSPQPEAPPGDWR
- the GRK6 gene encoding G protein-coupled receptor kinase 6 isoform X2, with product MELENIVANTVLLKAREGGGGNRKGKSKKWRQMLQFPHISQCEELRLSLECDYHSLCERQPIGRLLFREFCATRPELTHCIAFLDGVAEYEVTPDEKRKECGRRLMQNFLSHAGPDLIPEVPRQLVTNCAQRLEQGPCKDLFQELTRLTHEYLSVAPFADYLDSIYFNRFLQWKWLERQPVTKNTFRQYRVLGKGGFGEVCACQVRATGKMYACKKLEKKRIKKRKGEAMALNEKQILEKVNSRFVVSLAYAYETKDALCLVLTLMNGGDLKFHIYHMGQAGFPEARAVFYAAEICCGLEDLHRERIVYRDLKPENILLDDHGHIRISDLGLAVHVPESQTIKGRVGTVGYMAPEVVKNERYTFSPDWWALGCLLYEMIAGQSPFQQRKKKIKREEVERLVKEVPEEYSEHFSPQARSLCSQLLCKDPAERLGCGGGGAREVKEHPLFKKLNFKRLGAGMLEPPFKPDPQAIYCKDVLDIEQFSTVKGVELEATDQDFYQKFATGSVSIPWQNEMVETECFQELNVFGLDGSVPPDLDWKGQPPAPPKKGLLQRLFSRQR
- the GRK6 gene encoding G protein-coupled receptor kinase 6 isoform X1 → MELENIVANTVLLKAREGGGGNRKGKSKKWRQMLQFPHISQCEELRLSLECDYHSLCERQPIGRLLFREFCATRPELTHCIAFLDGVAEYEVTPDEKRKECGRRLMQNFLSHAGPDLIPEVPRQLVTNCAQRLEQGPCKDLFQELTRLTHEYLSVAPFADYLDSIYFNRFLQWKWLERQPVTKNTFRQYRVLGKGGFGEVCACQVRATGKMYACKKLEKKRIKKRKGEAMALNEKQILEKVNSRFVVSLAYAYETKDALCLVLTLMNGGDLKFHIYHMGQAGFPEARAVFYAAEICCGLEDLHRERIVYRDLKPENILLDDHGHIRISDLGLAVHVPESQTIKGRVGTVGYMAPEVVKNERYTFSPDWWALGCLLYEMIAGQSPFQQRKKKIKREEVERLVKEVPEEYSEHFSPQARSLCSQLLCKDPAERLGCGGGGAREVKEHPLFKKLNFKRLGAGMLEPPFKPDPQAIYCKDVLDIEQFSTVKGVELEATDQDFYQKFATGSVSIPWQNEMVETECFQELNVFGLDGSVPPDLDWKGQPPAPPKKGLLQRLFSRQDCCGNCSDSEEELPAHLELPTRL